One Thiocapsa bogorovii DNA segment encodes these proteins:
- a CDS encoding DUF2237 family protein, whose amino-acid sequence MTHHKNVLGEPLEVCSLEPLTGFTRSGGCETGPQDLGSHTVCARMTREFLELSLARGNDLVTPQPEYGFPGLKPGDRWCLCAARWQEALEAGAAPRVALRATHERALEVVSLADLKSHALDLS is encoded by the coding sequence ATGACCCATCACAAGAACGTCTTGGGCGAGCCCCTCGAGGTCTGCTCGCTCGAACCCTTGACCGGCTTTACGCGCAGCGGCGGCTGCGAGACCGGCCCACAAGACCTTGGGTCACATACGGTTTGCGCACGCATGACTCGCGAGTTCCTCGAGCTCAGTCTCGCCCGCGGAAACGATCTGGTGACACCTCAACCCGAATACGGTTTTCCCGGCCTGAAGCCGGGCGATCGCTGGTGTCTGTGCGCCGCACGTTGGCAGGAGGCCCTCGAAGCCGGCGCCGCGCCTCGTGTCGCCCTTAGGGCGACTCACGAGCGGGCGCTCGAGGTCGTCAGTCTCGCCGACCTCAAGTCGCATGCCTTGGATCTTTCGTAA
- the mobA gene encoding molybdenum cofactor guanylyltransferase MobA, whose protein sequence is MTRTAPTPREITGVILAGGRGSRMGGVDKGLVELAGRPMIEWVLDALAPQVGGLLINANRHREIYARYGAPVIADSDPGFNGPLSGMASAMRAAETDWILTVPCDGPLLPPDLSRRLIAALMSGDAPLATVIERGRMHPVYSLISVSLEQAVSAELAAGVRKVSDWVARHGPALADFSDRPEAFSNLNSAEDIARLTSQLARST, encoded by the coding sequence GTGACGCGTACTGCGCCGACGCCGAGGGAGATCACCGGGGTCATCCTGGCCGGTGGCCGAGGAAGCCGCATGGGAGGCGTCGACAAAGGGCTGGTGGAGCTCGCCGGCCGCCCCATGATCGAATGGGTGCTGGACGCACTCGCCCCACAGGTGGGCGGATTGCTGATCAACGCAAACCGTCACCGCGAGATCTATGCAAGATACGGAGCGCCCGTGATCGCCGACTCCGATCCCGGATTCAACGGGCCTTTGTCCGGCATGGCGAGCGCGATGCGCGCCGCCGAAACCGACTGGATCCTGACCGTACCCTGTGACGGACCTCTCTTGCCGCCCGATCTGTCACGACGCCTCATCGCGGCATTGATGTCGGGCGATGCCCCTTTGGCGACGGTGATCGAAAGGGGGCGCATGCACCCGGTCTATTCGCTCATATCCGTCTCGCTCGAGCAGGCCGTTTCGGCCGAGCTTGCGGCAGGGGTGCGGAAAGTAAGCGATTGGGTCGCTCGACACGGCCCGGCGTTGGCGGATTTCAGCGATCGGCCCGAGGCGTTTTCCAACCTGAATTCGGCGGAGGACATCGCTCGACTGACATCGCAGTTGGCGCGCTCGACGTGA
- the fnr gene encoding fumarate/nitrate reduction transcriptional regulator Fnr, producing MSHHKVISLETIRVACRNCSLSSLCLPMGLAPDDVERLDEIVKRTRPLHRGDFLFRDGDRFRSLYVVKTGSVKTFAPSPEGGEQVLGFHLPGEVIGLDAIDKDIHACSAKVLETSAICEVPFTRLEELTATIPSLQHQMYRLLSKEIGHDTDMLLLLGKKNAEERLAAFLLSLSKRLHKRGLSATDFYLSMSRHEIGNYLGLAVETVSRLFTRFQDDGLMNVDRKHIQLLDVSTLESLVGGAGQNRRQQQQS from the coding sequence GTGAGCCATCACAAAGTAATCTCATTGGAGACCATTCGCGTCGCCTGCAGAAACTGCTCCCTGTCGTCGCTCTGCTTGCCTATGGGCCTTGCGCCGGATGATGTCGAGCGACTCGACGAGATCGTGAAGCGAACACGACCGCTCCACCGGGGCGACTTCCTGTTTCGAGACGGCGACCGATTTCGTTCGCTCTATGTCGTGAAGACCGGATCGGTGAAGACCTTCGCTCCGAGTCCGGAGGGCGGCGAGCAGGTGCTGGGCTTCCATCTTCCCGGCGAGGTGATTGGACTGGATGCGATCGATAAGGACATCCATGCCTGCTCGGCGAAGGTCCTCGAGACCTCCGCTATCTGCGAGGTCCCCTTCACCCGACTCGAAGAGCTCACCGCAACCATTCCGAGCCTGCAGCATCAGATGTATCGCCTGCTCAGCAAGGAAATCGGACACGATACGGACATGCTCTTGCTCCTCGGCAAGAAGAACGCCGAGGAACGTCTCGCCGCCTTCCTGCTCAGCCTGTCCAAGCGCCTGCACAAACGCGGGCTGTCCGCGACCGACTTCTATCTGAGCATGTCCCGCCATGAGATCGGGAACTACCTGGGACTCGCCGTCGAGACCGTCAGCCGTCTCTTCACGCGATTCCAAGACGACGGACTGATGAACGTCGACCGTAAGCACATTCAGCTGCTCGATGTGAGTACGCTGGAGTCTCTGGTGGGCGGCGCCGGGCAGAATCGCCGCCAACAGCAGCAGAGCTAA
- a CDS encoding L,D-transpeptidase family protein, whose amino-acid sequence MSYLPVLGPNGSGTEPVTRSHHASSEQADRLVVKKTERRLYLMRENQPLRSYDIALGFQPIGHKTREGDGRTPEGRYLIDRRNDRSRFHKALHISYPSLSDRRRAERRGEPPGGMILIHGQPNGKNRPTRIEDDWTLGCIAVSNQEIDEIWSLTVDGTPIEILP is encoded by the coding sequence ATGTCTTATCTCCCCGTGCTGGGGCCGAACGGAAGCGGAACCGAACCCGTCACCCGCTCCCATCACGCATCCAGCGAGCAAGCAGACCGCTTGGTCGTCAAAAAGACCGAGCGTCGCCTCTATCTGATGCGTGAAAACCAGCCCCTGCGGAGTTACGACATTGCGCTCGGGTTCCAACCGATCGGACACAAGACTCGCGAAGGCGACGGGCGCACCCCCGAGGGACGTTACCTGATCGACCGACGAAACGACCGAAGCCGCTTCCACAAGGCCCTGCACATCTCATATCCCAGCCTCAGTGACCGGCGGCGCGCCGAACGACGCGGCGAACCGCCCGGAGGCATGATCCTGATCCACGGTCAACCAAACGGAAAGAACCGCCCGACGCGCATCGAGGATGACTGGACGCTGGGTTGCATCGCGGTCTCTAACCAGGAGATCGACGAAATTTGGTCACTCACCGTCGACGGGACGCCGATCGAGATCTTGCCATGA
- the dnaQ gene encoding DNA polymerase III subunit epsilon, which yields MRQIVLDTETTGLDPQAGHRIIEIGCVELIDRRLTGNNFHRYLQPDREIDAGASDVHGITNAFLADKPRFAEIAESFLDYVEGAELIIHNATFDLGFLDREILGWNAEASRITDLCEVTDTLIMARRMHPGQRNSLDALCKRYGVDHRHRDLHGALLDAEILADVYLAMTGGQVALSLGEELAAPSHDGPDARHRGRLDPNRPRLRVIQADPAALAAHAARLAAIQAASAEGCLWLRVEG from the coding sequence ATGAGACAGATCGTTCTCGATACCGAGACCACGGGTCTCGACCCCCAGGCAGGCCATCGCATCATCGAGATCGGCTGTGTCGAGCTGATCGACCGCCGCTTGACCGGAAACAACTTCCACCGCTATCTCCAGCCGGATCGGGAGATCGACGCGGGCGCCTCCGATGTACACGGGATCACGAACGCCTTTCTCGCCGACAAGCCACGTTTCGCCGAGATTGCCGAGAGCTTCCTGGACTATGTGGAAGGGGCCGAGTTGATCATCCACAACGCGACCTTCGATCTCGGGTTTCTCGATCGCGAGATTCTAGGATGGAACGCCGAAGCGTCGCGGATCACGGACCTGTGCGAGGTGACGGACACGCTGATCATGGCCCGGCGCATGCACCCGGGGCAGCGCAACAGCCTCGATGCCTTGTGCAAGCGCTACGGCGTGGATCATCGCCACCGCGACCTGCATGGCGCCCTGCTCGATGCCGAGATCCTGGCGGATGTCTATCTCGCCATGACCGGGGGGCAGGTGGCGTTGAGCCTCGGAGAAGAGCTCGCGGCGCCGTCTCACGACGGACCGGACGCTCGGCATCGCGGCCGGCTGGATCCGAATCGGCCGCGCCTGCGGGTGATTCAAGCCGACCCGGCCGCGCTCGCCGCTCATGCCGCGCGCCTCGCGGCGATCCAGGCCGCAAGTGCGGAGGGTTGTCTTTGGCTTCGCGTCGAGGGATGA
- a CDS encoding transglycosylase SLT domain-containing protein: MPDAARFARTLGALGVLTLLLNGCATETRTAENDFGDSGYSGMVSAREYGYVRPATDVVVMERRTAGRADARGDLWNRVRSGMTLDLYADARIDSTVERFRRDPQYLSKLSQRGTPYLHMIVTEIERRGLPMELAFLPHVESRFNPVATSPKAAAGIWQFMPYTGLEMGLRQDAWYDGRRDPLASTGAALDYLEQLNRRFDGDWPLAMAAYNCGPGRVAAAQAANRRSGKPTDYWSLNLPNETKQYVPQILATARLVAAPTRYGLNLPPVPDRPQLEVVRTHQPMDLNRVASATGVQLYELQRLNPGLKLGRTAPDGPGHILVPAGTGQKIGKKIGRVQVMPAMASVVRSQSGPSRTATARSSTAMQSRAARAERRKLHVVKGGETIASIARANGIEPRALAELNGISVREPLLSGQTLAVQATDDSALITHLVTTGDSVKTLAKRYGVSVKDLQRWNRLAETRLTPGDLILIYPPGRAPTS; encoded by the coding sequence ATGCCTGATGCCGCTCGTTTCGCGCGCACGCTCGGCGCGCTCGGCGTTCTGACGCTGCTTTTGAACGGTTGCGCGACGGAGACCCGAACCGCCGAGAACGACTTCGGAGACTCCGGCTACTCAGGCATGGTTTCGGCCCGCGAATACGGTTACGTCCGACCGGCCACGGATGTCGTGGTCATGGAGAGACGCACCGCCGGGCGAGCGGATGCGCGCGGCGACCTCTGGAACCGTGTCCGCAGCGGGATGACCCTCGATCTTTACGCGGACGCGCGCATCGACAGCACCGTCGAGCGCTTCCGCCGAGACCCCCAGTATCTCTCCAAGCTGTCCCAGCGAGGCACACCCTACCTGCACATGATCGTCACCGAGATCGAGCGGCGCGGACTGCCGATGGAGCTCGCCTTCCTGCCCCATGTCGAAAGTCGCTTCAATCCGGTTGCCACATCGCCCAAAGCGGCCGCCGGCATCTGGCAGTTCATGCCCTACACCGGGCTCGAGATGGGCTTGCGACAGGATGCCTGGTACGACGGGCGACGCGACCCGCTGGCGTCCACGGGCGCTGCGCTCGACTATCTCGAGCAGCTCAACCGGCGCTTCGACGGCGATTGGCCGCTCGCCATGGCTGCATACAACTGCGGCCCGGGCCGCGTCGCCGCCGCACAGGCCGCCAATCGCCGCAGCGGCAAACCCACCGATTACTGGTCGCTCAACCTTCCGAACGAAACCAAGCAGTACGTCCCGCAGATCCTCGCCACCGCGCGCCTGGTCGCCGCACCGACACGCTACGGCCTAAACCTTCCGCCCGTGCCCGATCGGCCCCAGCTCGAAGTAGTCCGCACGCATCAACCGATGGATCTGAATCGGGTGGCCTCGGCGACCGGCGTTCAGCTCTACGAGCTGCAGCGCCTCAACCCGGGGCTGAAGCTCGGACGGACGGCACCCGACGGCCCCGGCCACATCTTGGTGCCGGCCGGAACTGGGCAAAAGATCGGCAAGAAGATCGGCCGAGTCCAGGTCATGCCGGCCATGGCCTCCGTAGTCCGCTCCCAATCCGGTCCCTCGCGAACCGCGACTGCCCGATCCAGTACCGCCATGCAATCGAGAGCAGCTCGCGCCGAGCGTCGCAAGCTGCATGTGGTCAAGGGGGGCGAGACGATCGCGTCGATCGCGCGCGCGAACGGCATCGAGCCGCGCGCACTTGCGGAGCTCAACGGCATCTCCGTGCGCGAGCCGCTGCTCTCGGGCCAGACACTCGCGGTCCAAGCAACCGATGACTCCGCCTTGATTACGCACCTGGTCACCACGGGAGATTCGGTCAAGACACTGGCAAAACGCTACGGCGTCAGCGTCAAGGATCTCCAGCGCTGGAATCGACTGGCCGAGACGCGTCTGACCCCGGGCGACCTGATCCTCATCTATCCGCCCGGGCGTGCACCGACCTCCTGA
- the rnhA gene encoding ribonuclease HI has product MPDCVRAYTDGACKGNPGPGGWGVLLRWGEVEKELCGGERATTNNRMELMAVIMALESMKRPTCLEIVTDSQYVKRGVEEWMPRWKRNGWQTADRKPVKNRDLWERLDGAIGAHQVRWKWVKGHAGHAENERADRLANRGIAG; this is encoded by the coding sequence ATGCCTGACTGCGTGCGCGCTTACACCGACGGTGCCTGCAAGGGCAATCCGGGACCCGGGGGTTGGGGTGTCCTGCTGCGATGGGGGGAGGTCGAGAAGGAGCTGTGCGGGGGTGAACGCGCGACCACCAACAACCGCATGGAGCTGATGGCGGTCATCATGGCGCTGGAGAGCATGAAGCGTCCGACCTGTCTCGAGATCGTCACCGACTCTCAATACGTCAAGCGGGGGGTCGAGGAATGGATGCCGCGTTGGAAACGCAACGGCTGGCAGACGGCCGATCGCAAGCCCGTGAAAAACCGTGACCTTTGGGAGCGTTTGGATGGCGCCATCGGCGCTCATCAGGTGCGCTGGAAGTGGGTCAAAGGTCATGCCGGGCACGCCGAGAACGAGCGTGCCGACCGATTGGCAAATCGAGGGATCGCGGGCTGA
- a CDS encoding EAL domain-containing protein, whose protein sequence is MSKAKQILCIDPEPSDLRIAALLNRRGLAVDLTEVSTPEGLRNALDRAGWWDLILCDGESVEGLGVDTAILPFRDDLDASLVLVKAADSPLSVQQSHRLGAADLVVRDEIEHLLMVCERELQSCAIRKELRVLRRTAGSLGQDVPRSVMLATIHDLSRTARPGKEDLAATVATPGESPMSDQARIRALIDAGGLTLEFQPIISLSTHEGHRSMFETLVRLKDDTGKLLMPSEFLPVLESAGWMTKIDLWILRRALATLQDMQKGGAQDAVLFINVATETLNSAETAKALGAFISAARLVRGSVVIEVRKSAFIDAQTALERFARSLQAKNHGLLIEDAGLEDCGFLAEHRELITHVKLSRTMTQGLVERRVPQEAVNALVQCAQKEGMRVIALAVDNAELLPMLFAAGVDAIQGHFVSMPYQNLMYPSIQRVESSSGPAWRGPERSG, encoded by the coding sequence ATGAGCAAAGCGAAGCAAATCCTCTGCATCGACCCGGAACCATCGGATCTTCGCATCGCAGCGCTCCTGAACCGACGGGGTCTCGCGGTCGATCTGACCGAGGTCTCGACGCCAGAAGGTCTCCGCAACGCCTTGGACCGCGCGGGTTGGTGGGATCTGATCCTGTGCGATGGCGAGAGCGTCGAGGGTCTCGGCGTCGACACTGCAATCCTGCCTTTTCGGGACGATCTGGATGCCTCTCTGGTCCTGGTGAAGGCGGCCGATAGCCCTTTGAGTGTGCAGCAGAGCCATCGTCTCGGCGCCGCAGACCTGGTCGTGCGAGACGAGATCGAGCATCTTTTGATGGTGTGCGAGCGCGAGCTGCAGAGCTGCGCGATTCGAAAGGAGCTGCGCGTTCTTCGCCGCACGGCCGGCAGCCTCGGCCAGGACGTCCCGCGGTCGGTCATGTTGGCGACGATCCATGACCTGAGTCGCACGGCGCGTCCGGGCAAGGAGGATCTCGCGGCCACCGTCGCCACCCCCGGCGAGAGTCCGATGTCCGATCAGGCCCGTATCCGTGCACTCATCGATGCCGGCGGGCTTACGCTTGAGTTTCAGCCGATCATCTCGCTGAGCACTCATGAAGGGCATCGCAGCATGTTCGAGACCCTGGTGCGCCTCAAGGACGACACCGGCAAACTGCTGATGCCCTCCGAGTTTCTTCCCGTCCTGGAGTCTGCAGGCTGGATGACCAAGATCGACCTGTGGATCCTGCGCCGCGCCTTGGCAACGCTTCAGGATATGCAGAAGGGCGGGGCGCAGGATGCGGTGCTGTTCATCAACGTCGCCACCGAGACGCTGAACTCCGCGGAGACGGCGAAAGCGCTCGGGGCCTTTATCTCGGCAGCCCGCCTTGTGCGCGGCTCGGTCGTGATCGAGGTGCGCAAGTCCGCCTTTATCGATGCGCAGACAGCCTTGGAGCGGTTTGCCCGGTCGCTGCAAGCGAAAAACCATGGCCTCTTGATCGAGGACGCCGGTCTGGAGGATTGCGGCTTTCTCGCGGAGCACCGCGAGCTCATCACGCATGTGAAACTCTCTCGGACGATGACCCAGGGATTGGTCGAGCGGCGCGTCCCGCAAGAGGCGGTGAACGCGCTGGTGCAGTGTGCGCAAAAGGAGGGTATGCGGGTGATCGCTTTGGCGGTCGACAACGCAGAGCTTCTGCCGATGCTGTTCGCCGCGGGTGTGGACGCGATTCAGGGGCATTTCGTCAGCATGCCTTACCAGAATCTGATGTACCCCAGCATTCAGCGGGTCGAGTCCAGCTCCGGTCCGGCTTGGCGGGGGCCCGAGCGTTCGGGCTGA
- a CDS encoding sulfur globule family protein yields MRQTARLMSAAAIAGAATLAVSPAQAWWGPGWGGPGYGGYGPGYGSGLGDLFGDMLGDGWGDFNMNMSGGGRGYGRGRGYGYGRGYGYGYPGYGYGYGYPGYGYGYPGYGVPYYGAPYAAPYAAPAAPATGEAK; encoded by the coding sequence ATGCGTCAAACAGCAAGATTGATGAGTGCAGCCGCAATCGCAGGTGCCGCCACCTTGGCCGTCAGCCCGGCCCAGGCGTGGTGGGGGCCCGGTTGGGGTGGGCCAGGCTATGGCGGCTACGGCCCGGGCTATGGTTCCGGCCTCGGTGACCTGTTCGGCGACATGCTCGGCGACGGCTGGGGCGACTTCAACATGAACATGAGCGGCGGGGGTCGCGGCTACGGACGCGGGCGCGGCTATGGCTACGGACGTGGTTACGGGTACGGCTATCCCGGCTACGGTTACGGTTACGGTTATCCAGGCTATGGCTACGGCTACCCCGGTTACGGTGTCCCCTACTACGGCGCGCCTTACGCCGCACCCTATGCCGCGCCCGCTGCTCCCGCGACCGGCGAAGCCAAGTAG
- a CDS encoding phosphate-starvation-inducible protein PsiE, with the protein MNPEPSKSRIMSVGGRLLSWVEVVGLVVIAVATVIAGSQEVMEMVERREVNLGDLLLLFIYLEVLTMVGIYLQSGALPIRMPIYIAMVALARHLIIDMKEITETEIIATSVAILILAGAVLLIRFGHVRFPYSASSRDEDAR; encoded by the coding sequence ATGAACCCCGAGCCATCCAAATCACGCATCATGTCGGTCGGCGGGCGTCTGCTGTCTTGGGTCGAGGTCGTCGGTCTGGTGGTGATCGCCGTCGCGACGGTCATCGCCGGCAGTCAGGAAGTCATGGAGATGGTGGAGCGCCGCGAGGTCAATCTCGGCGATCTTCTCCTGCTTTTCATCTATCTGGAAGTACTGACGATGGTCGGCATCTACCTGCAATCCGGCGCCTTGCCGATCCGCATGCCGATCTATATCGCGATGGTTGCCCTCGCCCGCCACCTGATCATCGATATGAAGGAGATCACCGAGACCGAGATCATCGCCACCTCGGTCGCCATCCTGATTCTGGCCGGAGCCGTGCTCCTCATCCGTTTCGGACATGTTCGGTTCCCCTACAGCGCCTCGAGCCGGGATGAGGATGCACGTTGA
- a CDS encoding cold-shock protein, producing the protein MPGELVSGTVKWFNDEKGYGFIEREGGKDVFVHHSAINGSGRKTLLEGQRVTMEVTQGPKGPQAENVTPD; encoded by the coding sequence ATGCCAGGTGAATTGGTTTCCGGGACGGTCAAGTGGTTCAATGACGAGAAGGGATATGGCTTCATTGAGCGCGAGGGCGGCAAAGACGTGTTTGTCCACCATAGTGCCATCAATGGATCGGGTCGTAAGACGTTGCTCGAGGGTCAACGCGTGACGATGGAAGTCACTCAAGGCCCCAAAGGGCCGCAGGCGGAGAATGTGACGCCCGACTGA
- a CDS encoding class I SAM-dependent methyltransferase translates to MTVRKSPGSPLARLQDWYRSPLGVEVAALESACVQRLLSDTFGYYLVQIGVTESFRDAMASSRIRHRILMPCEQPSGHGGREIVGLPSRLPLASDSIDALLLPHTLDFSPDPHAVLREVERVLIPEGRVIVLGFNALSAWGLWSLLRGSGTQVPWCGRFRTAYQIEDWLSVLGFDIELREHIMFRPPFRRALGPSCAAFDTLGGRLWPILGGVYLIRAVKRVATLTPLRPAWGRRSLLRGGAAEPTTRRAGHA, encoded by the coding sequence ATGACTGTGCGCAAGAGTCCGGGTTCACCCCTGGCGAGACTACAAGATTGGTATCGGTCGCCGCTCGGAGTCGAGGTGGCGGCCCTTGAGAGCGCGTGCGTTCAGCGGCTGCTGAGCGACACCTTCGGCTACTACCTGGTCCAGATCGGCGTGACCGAGAGCTTTCGCGACGCGATGGCCTCAAGTCGGATCCGCCATCGAATCCTGATGCCCTGCGAGCAGCCCTCGGGTCATGGCGGACGCGAGATCGTCGGGTTGCCGAGCAGGCTGCCGCTTGCGAGCGATTCGATCGACGCGCTCCTGTTGCCGCATACCTTGGATTTCTCGCCCGATCCCCACGCGGTGCTTCGCGAGGTCGAGCGCGTGCTGATCCCGGAGGGGCGAGTGATCGTTCTGGGCTTCAACGCGCTCAGTGCCTGGGGCCTCTGGTCCCTGCTGCGCGGTTCCGGGACGCAGGTCCCTTGGTGCGGGCGTTTCCGCACCGCTTATCAAATCGAGGATTGGTTGTCCGTGTTGGGTTTCGATATCGAGCTTCGCGAGCACATTATGTTTCGGCCGCCGTTCCGGCGCGCCCTGGGGCCGAGCTGTGCGGCATTCGACACCTTGGGGGGGCGCCTCTGGCCGATCCTGGGCGGTGTCTATTTGATCCGGGCCGTCAAACGCGTGGCGACCTTGACGCCGCTGCGTCCGGCCTGGGGGCGGCGCTCACTGCTGCGCGGTGGCGCGGCGGAGCCGACGACACGCAGGGCCGGTCATGCCTGA
- a CDS encoding ABC transporter ATP-binding protein, whose protein sequence is MASDVLLEVSGLTTLLGDAARPVRVVDGIDLEIRRGETFVLLGESGCGKSMTALSLMRLLPPSGRVTAGAVRLAGTDLLRLTEAEMRQVRGGRVAMIFQEPQTSLNPVMSVGDQIAEAVRVHEGGSRDRTPTRVVELMRAVGIPDPARRVDEYPHQLSGGMKQRIMIAMALAGDPQLLIADEPTTALDVTIQAQVLRLLKDLQAKTGMAVLLITHDLGVVAETADRLAVMYAGQILETATTDAFFAAPAHPYSRKLMESLPGADKRSARLAVIPGRVPHLDQGFVGCRFAERCYAVMPRCREQVPVWRDLETGQGVRCLLWDQGVALPDGLQRENGEQAAATLSAPELAPDSGVPVDAMLQVRDLQVHFPIHDGVFRRVVGQVRAVDGLTFDLTPGRTLALVGESGCGKTTAAKGILQLTTPTGGSIRYRGEELVGLRYRRMRPFRKDLQIIFQDPYAAMNPRMLVGDLIGEGLQALGIERSRAGRMRRVAELLDLVGMDADAVDRYPHEFSGGQRQRICIARALAVEPKLILCDEPTSALDVSVQAQILNLLKDLQDRLGLAYLFITHDISVVAYLAHEVAVMYLGRVVERGRVDEVLDDPRHPYTRALLSAVPVIDREKRRSVIRLEGDMPSPSNPPSGCYFHPRCPEAFDACSRSYPEETRLSETRRVHCLLA, encoded by the coding sequence ATGGCGTCCGATGTGCTGCTTGAGGTCTCGGGACTGACGACGCTGCTCGGGGATGCCGCGCGGCCGGTTCGGGTCGTCGACGGGATCGATCTCGAGATTCGCCGTGGCGAGACCTTCGTGCTGCTCGGTGAGTCCGGATGCGGCAAGTCCATGACGGCGCTTTCGCTGATGCGACTCCTGCCGCCGTCCGGACGGGTCACGGCAGGCGCGGTGCGGTTGGCTGGAACCGACCTGCTGCGCCTGACCGAGGCCGAGATGCGCCAAGTCCGCGGCGGGCGCGTGGCCATGATCTTCCAAGAGCCGCAAACCTCGCTCAACCCGGTCATGAGCGTCGGCGACCAAATCGCCGAGGCGGTCCGGGTCCACGAGGGCGGATCGCGCGATCGGACCCCGACGCGTGTCGTTGAGCTCATGCGCGCGGTGGGTATCCCGGATCCGGCCCGCCGGGTCGACGAATACCCGCACCAGCTCTCGGGCGGCATGAAGCAGCGCATCATGATTGCCATGGCCTTGGCCGGTGATCCGCAGCTCCTGATCGCGGACGAGCCGACCACCGCGCTGGACGTCACCATCCAGGCCCAGGTCCTTCGGCTTCTGAAGGATCTCCAGGCGAAGACCGGAATGGCGGTGCTCCTGATCACCCATGATCTCGGCGTGGTCGCCGAGACAGCGGATCGCTTGGCCGTCATGTACGCCGGCCAGATCCTCGAGACTGCGACGACCGACGCCTTCTTCGCCGCACCGGCGCATCCTTATAGTCGCAAGCTGATGGAGAGCCTGCCCGGCGCGGACAAACGCAGCGCACGCCTTGCCGTGATCCCAGGACGCGTGCCGCATCTGGATCAGGGGTTCGTCGGCTGCCGTTTCGCCGAACGTTGCTATGCGGTCATGCCCCGATGCCGTGAGCAAGTGCCCGTCTGGAGAGACCTGGAGACAGGGCAAGGGGTGCGCTGTCTCCTCTGGGATCAAGGCGTTGCCCTGCCCGACGGCTTGCAGCGGGAGAACGGCGAGCAGGCTGCCGCGACCTTATCCGCTCCAGAGCTTGCGCCGGATTCAGGCGTGCCCGTCGACGCCATGCTGCAGGTCCGGGACCTTCAGGTTCACTTCCCGATCCACGACGGTGTTTTCCGGCGAGTCGTCGGTCAGGTCCGCGCGGTCGACGGCCTGACCTTCGACCTGACCCCGGGTCGGACCTTGGCGTTGGTCGGGGAGTCCGGCTGCGGCAAGACGACCGCCGCCAAGGGCATCCTGCAGCTGACGACGCCCACCGGCGGCTCGATCCGCTATCGGGGCGAGGAGCTTGTGGGCTTGAGGTATCGACGGATGCGTCCATTCCGCAAGGATCTTCAAATCATCTTCCAGGATCCCTACGCGGCTATGAATCCGCGCATGCTGGTCGGCGATCTGATCGGCGAGGGTCTCCAGGCGCTCGGGATCGAGCGCAGCCGGGCCGGCCGGATGCGGCGCGTCGCCGAGCTGCTCGATCTGGTCGGTATGGACGCGGACGCCGTCGATCGCTACCCGCACGAGTTTTCCGGCGGACAGCGCCAGCGGATCTGTATCGCACGTGCGCTCGCGGTCGAGCCCAAACTGATCTTGTGCGACGAGCCGACCAGCGCGTTGGATGTCTCGGTCCAGGCACAGATCCTCAATCTGTTGAAGGACCTCCAGGATCGGCTCGGGCTTGCCTATCTCTTCATCACGCACGACATCTCGGTGGTAGCCTATCTGGCGCATGAGGTGGCGGTCATGTATCTCGGACGCGTGGTCGAGCGCGGGCGGGTCGACGAGGTTCTGGATGACCCGCGCCATCCCTATACGCGTGCGCTGCTCTCCGCCGTGCCTGTGATCGATCGTGAAAAGCGGCGTTCGGTGATACGTCTCGAGGGCGACATGCCGTCACCGAGCAACCCGCCCTCCGGCTGTTACTTCCACCCCCGCTGTCCAGAGGCGTTCGATGCCTGTTCACGGTCGTATCCCGAGGAGACGCGCCTGAGCGAGACCCGTCGTGTGCATTGTCTGCTGGCCTGA